Proteins encoded within one genomic window of Panicum virgatum strain AP13 chromosome 1N, P.virgatum_v5, whole genome shotgun sequence:
- the LOC120655610 gene encoding uncharacterized protein LOC120655610 isoform X1 — MASRAASEATLLVMVLLLPLRLLSHALRPRFSHPSAAALLTAAALVSAICAVPDAGARAGIATSADAESDALRSEIEALRLKVAQLESLLEENTNTLNSKSSILEEDNKLIEAMERDIQLLMDGPESTKDSKIKSYSAGNIKSMEDEVQQLQQEVSKINKNSDTIESLARDTERRVETLGSEVKKIEDIIAEQWIQIRQFEQAFVLTKMMASKVHDRSRPSEMVYKWPGKETILKYAADINLNDIFLRGASYARSCFSHTYKESSSFLQEINRYYHEAYRFRKAIRRQYIPDTDRPDVFFLGGSVSRSSIAIPYNQFKFFISSTQKFHHKVQVFLHDALESNRYSRGLANEPVTFIMAYLLVVSPMWIAWFLYSTRLGSKK; from the exons atggcctcccgcgccgcctcggagGCCACCCTCCTCGTCATGGTGCTCCTCCTGCCGCTCCGCCTCCTCTCCCACGCCCTCCGCCCGCGCTTTTCCCATCCGTCCGCCGCGGCTCTGCTCACTGCCGCCGCGCTCGTCTCCGCCATCTGCGCGGTGCCCGACGCCGGAGCCCGCGCTGGCATCGCCACCAGCGCCGACGCCGAATCCGACGCCTTGCGTTCGGAAATTGAGGCTCTCAGACTAAAAGTCGCGCAGTTGG AATCTTTGTTGGAGGAAAATACAAACACGTTGAACAGTAAATCTAGTATTTTAGAGGAGGATAACAAACTCATTGAAGCAATGGAACGTGATATCCAGCTTTTAATGGATGGACCTGAGAGTACAAAG GATTCTAAAATAAAATCATATTCTGCTGGCAACATTAAATCTATGGAAGATGAG GTACAACAACTCCAGCAAGAGGTCAGTAAGATAAACAAAAATTCTGACACCATAGAATCGTTAGCTCGTGATACTGAGAGAAGGGTGGAAACTCTGGGCTCAGAGGTTAAGAAG ATAGAGGATATAATTGCGGAGCAATGGATCCAAATTCGACAATTTGAACAAGCATTTGTATTAACTAAG ATGATGGCGTCAAAAGTTCATGATAGAAGCAGGCCATCAGAGATGGTTTACAAGTGGCCTGGAAAAGAAACAATTCTTAAG TATGCCGCGGATATCAATCTCAATGATATTTTTCTTAGAGGAGCATCGTACGCAAGGTCCTGTTTTTCTCATACATATAAAGAGTCCAGTAGTTTTCTACAAGAAATAAACAGATACTACCATGAG GCTTATCGATTCCGCAAAGCCATCCGTCGCCAGTACATTCCTGATACTGACAGGCCTGATGTCTTCTTCTTGGGTGGTTCCGTCTCAAGATCAAGCATTGCTATTCCATACAACCAATTcaagttttttatttcatcaacACAGAAGTTCCATCATAAG GTCCAAGTTTTTCTCCATGATGCGCTGGAATCCAACAGATACAGCAGAGGTTTAGCGAATGAGCCTGTTACATTTATCATG GCATACCTTCTTGTTGTTTCACCGATGTGGATCGCTTGGTTCCTTTATTCAACACGATTGGGCTCAAAGAAGTGA
- the LOC120655610 gene encoding uncharacterized protein LOC120655610 isoform X5, with protein sequence MASRAASEATLLVMVLLLPLRLLSHALRPRFSHPSAAALLTAAALVSAICAVPDAGARAGIATSADAESDALRSEIEALRLKVAQLESLLEENTNTLNSKSSILEEDNKLIEAMERDIQLLMDGPESTKDSKIKSYSAGNIKSMEDEVQQLQQEVSKINKNSDTIESLARDTERRVETLGSEVKKMMASKVHDRSRPSEMVYKWPGKETILKAYRFRKAIRRQYIPDTDRPDVFFLGGSVSRSSIAIPYNQFKFFISSTQKFHHKVQVFLHDALESNRYSRGLANEPVTFIMAYLLVVSPMWIAWFLYSTRLGSKK encoded by the exons atggcctcccgcgccgcctcggagGCCACCCTCCTCGTCATGGTGCTCCTCCTGCCGCTCCGCCTCCTCTCCCACGCCCTCCGCCCGCGCTTTTCCCATCCGTCCGCCGCGGCTCTGCTCACTGCCGCCGCGCTCGTCTCCGCCATCTGCGCGGTGCCCGACGCCGGAGCCCGCGCTGGCATCGCCACCAGCGCCGACGCCGAATCCGACGCCTTGCGTTCGGAAATTGAGGCTCTCAGACTAAAAGTCGCGCAGTTGG AATCTTTGTTGGAGGAAAATACAAACACGTTGAACAGTAAATCTAGTATTTTAGAGGAGGATAACAAACTCATTGAAGCAATGGAACGTGATATCCAGCTTTTAATGGATGGACCTGAGAGTACAAAG GATTCTAAAATAAAATCATATTCTGCTGGCAACATTAAATCTATGGAAGATGAG GTACAACAACTCCAGCAAGAGGTCAGTAAGATAAACAAAAATTCTGACACCATAGAATCGTTAGCTCGTGATACTGAGAGAAGGGTGGAAACTCTGGGCTCAGAGGTTAAGAAG ATGATGGCGTCAAAAGTTCATGATAGAAGCAGGCCATCAGAGATGGTTTACAAGTGGCCTGGAAAAGAAACAATTCTTAAG GCTTATCGATTCCGCAAAGCCATCCGTCGCCAGTACATTCCTGATACTGACAGGCCTGATGTCTTCTTCTTGGGTGGTTCCGTCTCAAGATCAAGCATTGCTATTCCATACAACCAATTcaagttttttatttcatcaacACAGAAGTTCCATCATAAG GTCCAAGTTTTTCTCCATGATGCGCTGGAATCCAACAGATACAGCAGAGGTTTAGCGAATGAGCCTGTTACATTTATCATG GCATACCTTCTTGTTGTTTCACCGATGTGGATCGCTTGGTTCCTTTATTCAACACGATTGGGCTCAAAGAAGTGA
- the LOC120655610 gene encoding uncharacterized protein LOC120655610 isoform X3, producing the protein MASRAASEATLLVMVLLLPLRLLSHALRPRFSHPSAAALLTAAALVSAICAVPDAGARAGIATSADAESDALRSEIEALRLKVAQLESLLEENTNTLNSKSSILEEDNKLIEAMERDIQLLMDGPESTKDSKIKSYSAGNIKSMEDEVQQLQQEVSKINKNSDTIESLARDTERRVETLGSEVKKIEDIIAEQWIQIRQFEQAFVLTKMMASKVHDRSRPSEMVYKWPGKETILKAYRFRKAIRRQYIPDTDRPDVFFLGGSVSRSSIAIPYNQFKFFISSTQKFHHKVQVFLHDALESNRYSRGLANEPVTFIMAYLLVVSPMWIAWFLYSTRLGSKK; encoded by the exons atggcctcccgcgccgcctcggagGCCACCCTCCTCGTCATGGTGCTCCTCCTGCCGCTCCGCCTCCTCTCCCACGCCCTCCGCCCGCGCTTTTCCCATCCGTCCGCCGCGGCTCTGCTCACTGCCGCCGCGCTCGTCTCCGCCATCTGCGCGGTGCCCGACGCCGGAGCCCGCGCTGGCATCGCCACCAGCGCCGACGCCGAATCCGACGCCTTGCGTTCGGAAATTGAGGCTCTCAGACTAAAAGTCGCGCAGTTGG AATCTTTGTTGGAGGAAAATACAAACACGTTGAACAGTAAATCTAGTATTTTAGAGGAGGATAACAAACTCATTGAAGCAATGGAACGTGATATCCAGCTTTTAATGGATGGACCTGAGAGTACAAAG GATTCTAAAATAAAATCATATTCTGCTGGCAACATTAAATCTATGGAAGATGAG GTACAACAACTCCAGCAAGAGGTCAGTAAGATAAACAAAAATTCTGACACCATAGAATCGTTAGCTCGTGATACTGAGAGAAGGGTGGAAACTCTGGGCTCAGAGGTTAAGAAG ATAGAGGATATAATTGCGGAGCAATGGATCCAAATTCGACAATTTGAACAAGCATTTGTATTAACTAAG ATGATGGCGTCAAAAGTTCATGATAGAAGCAGGCCATCAGAGATGGTTTACAAGTGGCCTGGAAAAGAAACAATTCTTAAG GCTTATCGATTCCGCAAAGCCATCCGTCGCCAGTACATTCCTGATACTGACAGGCCTGATGTCTTCTTCTTGGGTGGTTCCGTCTCAAGATCAAGCATTGCTATTCCATACAACCAATTcaagttttttatttcatcaacACAGAAGTTCCATCATAAG GTCCAAGTTTTTCTCCATGATGCGCTGGAATCCAACAGATACAGCAGAGGTTTAGCGAATGAGCCTGTTACATTTATCATG GCATACCTTCTTGTTGTTTCACCGATGTGGATCGCTTGGTTCCTTTATTCAACACGATTGGGCTCAAAGAAGTGA
- the LOC120655610 gene encoding uncharacterized protein LOC120655610 isoform X2, producing the protein MASRAASEATLLVMVLLLPLRLLSHALRPRFSHPSAAALLTAAALVSAICAVPDAGARAGIATSADAESDALRSEIEALRLKVAQLESLLEENTNTLNSKSSILEEDNKLIEAMERDIQLLMDGPESTKDSKIKSYSAGNIKSMEDEVQQLQQEVSKINKNSDTIESLARDTERRVETLGSEVKKMMASKVHDRSRPSEMVYKWPGKETILKYAADINLNDIFLRGASYARSCFSHTYKESSSFLQEINRYYHEAYRFRKAIRRQYIPDTDRPDVFFLGGSVSRSSIAIPYNQFKFFISSTQKFHHKVQVFLHDALESNRYSRGLANEPVTFIMAYLLVVSPMWIAWFLYSTRLGSKK; encoded by the exons atggcctcccgcgccgcctcggagGCCACCCTCCTCGTCATGGTGCTCCTCCTGCCGCTCCGCCTCCTCTCCCACGCCCTCCGCCCGCGCTTTTCCCATCCGTCCGCCGCGGCTCTGCTCACTGCCGCCGCGCTCGTCTCCGCCATCTGCGCGGTGCCCGACGCCGGAGCCCGCGCTGGCATCGCCACCAGCGCCGACGCCGAATCCGACGCCTTGCGTTCGGAAATTGAGGCTCTCAGACTAAAAGTCGCGCAGTTGG AATCTTTGTTGGAGGAAAATACAAACACGTTGAACAGTAAATCTAGTATTTTAGAGGAGGATAACAAACTCATTGAAGCAATGGAACGTGATATCCAGCTTTTAATGGATGGACCTGAGAGTACAAAG GATTCTAAAATAAAATCATATTCTGCTGGCAACATTAAATCTATGGAAGATGAG GTACAACAACTCCAGCAAGAGGTCAGTAAGATAAACAAAAATTCTGACACCATAGAATCGTTAGCTCGTGATACTGAGAGAAGGGTGGAAACTCTGGGCTCAGAGGTTAAGAAG ATGATGGCGTCAAAAGTTCATGATAGAAGCAGGCCATCAGAGATGGTTTACAAGTGGCCTGGAAAAGAAACAATTCTTAAG TATGCCGCGGATATCAATCTCAATGATATTTTTCTTAGAGGAGCATCGTACGCAAGGTCCTGTTTTTCTCATACATATAAAGAGTCCAGTAGTTTTCTACAAGAAATAAACAGATACTACCATGAG GCTTATCGATTCCGCAAAGCCATCCGTCGCCAGTACATTCCTGATACTGACAGGCCTGATGTCTTCTTCTTGGGTGGTTCCGTCTCAAGATCAAGCATTGCTATTCCATACAACCAATTcaagttttttatttcatcaacACAGAAGTTCCATCATAAG GTCCAAGTTTTTCTCCATGATGCGCTGGAATCCAACAGATACAGCAGAGGTTTAGCGAATGAGCCTGTTACATTTATCATG GCATACCTTCTTGTTGTTTCACCGATGTGGATCGCTTGGTTCCTTTATTCAACACGATTGGGCTCAAAGAAGTGA
- the LOC120655610 gene encoding uncharacterized protein LOC120655610 isoform X4, with the protein MASRAASEATLLVMVLLLPLRLLSHALRPRFSHPSAAALLTAAALVSAICAVPDAGARAGIATSADAESDALRSEIEALRLKVAQLESLLEENTNTLNSKSSILEEDNKLIEAMERDIQLLMDGPESTKDSKIKSYSAGNIKSMEDEVQQLQQEVSKINKNSDTIESLARDTERRVETLGSEVKKYAADINLNDIFLRGASYARSCFSHTYKESSSFLQEINRYYHEAYRFRKAIRRQYIPDTDRPDVFFLGGSVSRSSIAIPYNQFKFFISSTQKFHHKVQVFLHDALESNRYSRGLANEPVTFIMAYLLVVSPMWIAWFLYSTRLGSKK; encoded by the exons atggcctcccgcgccgcctcggagGCCACCCTCCTCGTCATGGTGCTCCTCCTGCCGCTCCGCCTCCTCTCCCACGCCCTCCGCCCGCGCTTTTCCCATCCGTCCGCCGCGGCTCTGCTCACTGCCGCCGCGCTCGTCTCCGCCATCTGCGCGGTGCCCGACGCCGGAGCCCGCGCTGGCATCGCCACCAGCGCCGACGCCGAATCCGACGCCTTGCGTTCGGAAATTGAGGCTCTCAGACTAAAAGTCGCGCAGTTGG AATCTTTGTTGGAGGAAAATACAAACACGTTGAACAGTAAATCTAGTATTTTAGAGGAGGATAACAAACTCATTGAAGCAATGGAACGTGATATCCAGCTTTTAATGGATGGACCTGAGAGTACAAAG GATTCTAAAATAAAATCATATTCTGCTGGCAACATTAAATCTATGGAAGATGAG GTACAACAACTCCAGCAAGAGGTCAGTAAGATAAACAAAAATTCTGACACCATAGAATCGTTAGCTCGTGATACTGAGAGAAGGGTGGAAACTCTGGGCTCAGAGGTTAAGAAG TATGCCGCGGATATCAATCTCAATGATATTTTTCTTAGAGGAGCATCGTACGCAAGGTCCTGTTTTTCTCATACATATAAAGAGTCCAGTAGTTTTCTACAAGAAATAAACAGATACTACCATGAG GCTTATCGATTCCGCAAAGCCATCCGTCGCCAGTACATTCCTGATACTGACAGGCCTGATGTCTTCTTCTTGGGTGGTTCCGTCTCAAGATCAAGCATTGCTATTCCATACAACCAATTcaagttttttatttcatcaacACAGAAGTTCCATCATAAG GTCCAAGTTTTTCTCCATGATGCGCTGGAATCCAACAGATACAGCAGAGGTTTAGCGAATGAGCCTGTTACATTTATCATG GCATACCTTCTTGTTGTTTCACCGATGTGGATCGCTTGGTTCCTTTATTCAACACGATTGGGCTCAAAGAAGTGA